The DNA window CAGCTCTTACTATATATGACTGAGTTAGGTCACAATTGATAGCTTACCGAATTAAACTAGCATAATCTGAGCTGAATCTagataattaagtaattttaggtaacaattcaattcaaatacGCGAATAATTATTTAGAGTTGTGTTATCAAACAATGAGTTACTCACTGAATTCGATTTCTTTCCCCTGCCACCAGATGGTGGTATGGATTGACGGAACGTTGGTGTTGGAGCATCCTGTGGCAAACAAACTCCTGTTTGTGATGTCTTTTGTTTCTTGTGTGAACCAGAAACAGTTGGACTAGGTGCTTGGTTATGTCCAGGCTGGGTTAGTAGGCTGTTGCGAACTCCTCCACCAGTTTTCCTCCAATCCCTACAATAGTGTCAAACAATGAGCACTCCGCCACGAAAGTGAAAAACTAACTATTATCCgcatgaaaaaatatatatatatatatatttgacctTATCCTCCCAATGACATCATCCGCATTAACCTTGGATAAGAGACGTCTATGCTCCTCATCTGATACTCTTAATTCTTTCCTAAGTTCCGTGATTAAGCTTTCTTTCTcctgaaaaatatcattatatcgATTAAACATACAGCTAGATTGAATAGACAGCATCAATTGTAACTAACTTACCCAGGTAATAGCGTCAGATTGAGCTTTAAAAGCACGTAGAATTGAAATATACGCCTCTAGTTCTATAGCGTGGATCTTGTTTTCCATGTCAGCATGAGTACGTGGAAATCTACCACTTTCTTGGATTTCAGATATTGAATTGCCTGCGGCAACTCGAACTCCTCCTTGAGTAAATCTATTTCTccgaggtggaggtggaggtggaggaggGAGGTCATCATCCGTACCTATCACATTGCCAACATGATTGTTTGAAGCAAGTACATCTTTTGTTCGAAAGGGAAAAAACTTTGTATTAATGATGAAAAGAACTTTTAATGAGATGCTGAACCGGAACGGTTCTCATTTTACATCGTAAATGTAAAGCATTGCATTTAATGATACAGATATAGATAGTATTAGTCAAGGTCCTATTTGTTTAATTGTAAGTAAACCGTTGCATTTAGAGAACATATCTCTCgctaaggccttgttcggtttggattatttgaatgaaCAATCTTCAAATAACCCACCATCTTTTCACATATCCCCTCGTCAATCAAGGTCCTATTTGTTTAAATGTAAGTAAACCATTGCATTTAGAGAACATATATCTTgctaaggccttgttcggtttgggttatttgaatgaATAATCTTCAAATAACCCCTCATCTTTTCACATATCCCTCGTCAATCAaattatcaaccaaaatataAGCAAGCATATGTCATCTTTGATCAAAACCTAACTAATTTTCACATGAACTTTAGGATATAGTATTCATTCTTATGCTGCATTGGGGATTGAACTCTAAATTGTCAATAAGAAACATATAGTCAAATGAAAAGCATAATAGGGTTGTTGAGAATTGCAGAGAAAGAAACATCATAAGTCAAACAAATGTCTGCTATGAATGAAAGAGGGTTAAACCATTCAGATACTTACCGCTGCTATCATCATCATAATCCATGGCGTCTACTTACAAAGAGAAGATCGAGTGCTGAAAGACATAAAAACAAAGAACACATCCAGTTAAACTTCAAAGAAACGGGTAGCTTCTTGTCCAACAAGTTTTATAACATAAACACAAgcatacttaaatctataacaTCCGATAAggataaataaaacaaatcaagaTTGCACATTTAAAACTGAATGGTAACACGCTCGGTTGAGCTCTATTAACACGATCAAATGAAGTAAAATTAGACTTGGGTTTTCATGAAAACGTCTGAATTCGTGAAAACAATGACGGAACTTACCAAATCGATTAGCAAACCCTAAGTTGGGAAAACGAAAGAGGGATGGATAGAGATTGGAGAAGATAGTTGGGGAGTCGTTCAAAACGTTATCGCGGTGGTCCTTTGCCGCCGGCGAAACGCGCGTCGGCGGAAGGAATGGAGACAAATAGAGAGTATCTCGGGACGGGAGGGAAAAGGGTTGATATGCAAAGCAGAATTTGCAGGGTtgattcaataataataataatgtgccTTAAACTACGTCGTTTCATCTCAAGGATACCGTACCCTAGTTTGTTCCATATTTCCTAAAATTTTCTAGTCAATTCAAAATTGGATTtctaattgaaaaataaaataaccctATTTGagttatgaaaaaattattttaatataagaaaggGAAATATTTCCTTTTTtggaatatttgtttatttatttttattttgaataatatatcacttaatttatttatttttaataaagaaagTTAACAAACCTCACACCCATTTAAGTTATGAATgg is part of the Impatiens glandulifera chromosome 1, dImpGla2.1, whole genome shotgun sequence genome and encodes:
- the LOC124917478 gene encoding protein EMSY-LIKE 3-like codes for the protein MDYDDDSSGTDDDLPPPPPPPPRRNRFTQGGVRVAAGNSISEIQESGRFPRTHADMENKIHAIELEAYISILRAFKAQSDAITWEKESLITELRKELRVSDEEHRRLLSKVNADDVIGRIRDWRKTGGGVRNSLLTQPGHNQAPSPTVSGSHKKQKTSQTGVCLPQDAPTPTFRQSIPPSGGRGKKSNSIPVEDNAWDVESRGISRKSGGTVPGHASKKSSSRDYRIPGKRDAGTTKIIQRKQFPSSRNLEKKALTDIELLHTDTLIKQVEKVFSGTQPNPVDIEKARKAIKDHEEALINAIALIGDLSEGEYGPRDKVTVQDREKGNIGAGNGHDDLQLSS